A genomic stretch from Falco cherrug isolate bFalChe1 chromosome 1, bFalChe1.pri, whole genome shotgun sequence includes:
- the SDSL gene encoding serine dehydratase-like isoform X4: MAAQPSGGKKPFHIISPVLESLPLSRAAGTKVFMKLENIQPTGSFKIRGIGHLCQEAAKKGCRHFVCSSGGNAGLAAAYAAKKLGLPVTVVVPSTTGPTTVRKLEELGAEVEVSGQVWDEANKRALELAKTEGWVSIHPFDHPLVWQGHASLVQELKDSLDTKPDAILLAVGGGGLLAGVVAGLHQVGWQDIPIIAAETWGTHSFHTALAAGRLVSLPDITSVAKCLGAKMVAARALECAQECQVISQVVEDTEAVRAVEQFLDDERMLVQPACGAALALLYTGRLQRLQHEGWLRTPLASVVVVVCGGSSMQVAQLQALKSQLGLE; the protein is encoded by the exons atggcagcccagcccagtgGGGGCAAGAAGCCCTTCCACATCATCTCGCCTGTCTTGGAGAGCCTGCCCCTGTCCAGGGCAGCGGGCACCAAGGTCTTCATGAAGCTGGAGAACATCCAGCCCACAGGTTCCTTCAAGATCCGGGGCATTGGCCACCTCTGCCAGGAG GCTGCCAAGAAGGGCTGCCGCCACTTCGTTTGCTCCTCAG GGGGGAATGCAGGTCTGGCGGCAGCGTACGCAGCCAAGAAGCTGGGGTTGCCAGTCACCGTTGTGGTCCCCAGCACCACTGGCCCCACCACTGTGCGcaagctggaggagctgggggcagaggTGGAGGTCTCCGGCCAG gtgtGGGATGAAGCCAACAAGAGAGCCCTGGAGCTGGCTAAGACTGAGGGCTGGGTCAGCATCCACCCCTTTGACCACCCCTTGGTGTG GCAGGGTCACGCCAGCCTGGTCCAGGAGCTGAAGGACTCACTGGACACCAAACCGGACGCCATCCTGCTGGCGGTGGGCGGTGGGGGACTGCTGGCGGGTGTTGTGGCCGGCCTGCACCAGGTGGGCTGGCAGGACATCCCCATCATCGCTGCCGAGACCTGGGGGACTCACAGCTTCCACACGGCGCTGGCGGCCGGTCGGCTCGTCTCCCTGCCTGACATCACCAG CGTGGCCAAGtgcctgggagccaagatggTGGCAGCGCGGGCGCTGGAGTGTGCCCAGGAGTGCCAGGTCATCTCCCAGGTGGTGGAGGACACGGAGGCGGTGCGAGCCGTGGAGCAGTTCCTGG ACGATGAGAGGATGCTGGTGCAGCCGGCAtgtggggctgccctggccctgctctaCACAGGGCGGCTGCAGCGGCTGCAGCACGAGGGATGGCTGCGGACCCCGCTGGCAtccgtggtggtggtggtgtgcgGGGGCAGCAGCATGCAGGTGGCCCAGCTGCAGGCCCTGAAGagccagctggggctggagtgA
- the SDSL gene encoding serine dehydratase-like isoform X2: protein MFNSCPSPCCVAGHRHSGHQHVTSPSSVPQTAGEEPGTHSEAPRHARAMAAQPSGGKKPFHIISPVLESLPLSRAAGTKVFMKLENIQPTGSFKIRGIGHLCQEAAKKGCRHFVCSSGGNAGLAAAYAAKKLGLPVTVVVPSTTGPTTVRKLEELGAEVEVSGQVWDEANKRALELAKTEGWVSIHPFDHPLVWQGHASLVQELKDSLDTKPDAILLAVGGGGLLAGVVAGLHQVGWQDIPIIAAETWGTHSFHTALAAGRLVSLPDITSVAKCLGAKMVAARALECAQECQVISQVVEDTEAVRAVEQFLDDERMLVQPACGAALALLYTGRLQRLQHEGWLRTPLASVVVVVCGGSSMQVAQLQALKSQLGLE, encoded by the exons ATGTTCAACTCCTGCCCCTCACCCTGCTGTGTGGCTGGACATCGGCACTCAGGACACCAGCACgtcacctctccctcctctgtcCCCCAAACTGCAGGCGAGGAGCCGGGGACGCACAGCGAGGCCCCACGGCACGCCAG GGCCatggcagcccagcccagtgGGGGCAAGAAGCCCTTCCACATCATCTCGCCTGTCTTGGAGAGCCTGCCCCTGTCCAGGGCAGCGGGCACCAAGGTCTTCATGAAGCTGGAGAACATCCAGCCCACAGGTTCCTTCAAGATCCGGGGCATTGGCCACCTCTGCCAGGAG GCTGCCAAGAAGGGCTGCCGCCACTTCGTTTGCTCCTCAG GGGGGAATGCAGGTCTGGCGGCAGCGTACGCAGCCAAGAAGCTGGGGTTGCCAGTCACCGTTGTGGTCCCCAGCACCACTGGCCCCACCACTGTGCGcaagctggaggagctgggggcagaggTGGAGGTCTCCGGCCAG gtgtGGGATGAAGCCAACAAGAGAGCCCTGGAGCTGGCTAAGACTGAGGGCTGGGTCAGCATCCACCCCTTTGACCACCCCTTGGTGTG GCAGGGTCACGCCAGCCTGGTCCAGGAGCTGAAGGACTCACTGGACACCAAACCGGACGCCATCCTGCTGGCGGTGGGCGGTGGGGGACTGCTGGCGGGTGTTGTGGCCGGCCTGCACCAGGTGGGCTGGCAGGACATCCCCATCATCGCTGCCGAGACCTGGGGGACTCACAGCTTCCACACGGCGCTGGCGGCCGGTCGGCTCGTCTCCCTGCCTGACATCACCAG CGTGGCCAAGtgcctgggagccaagatggTGGCAGCGCGGGCGCTGGAGTGTGCCCAGGAGTGCCAGGTCATCTCCCAGGTGGTGGAGGACACGGAGGCGGTGCGAGCCGTGGAGCAGTTCCTGG ACGATGAGAGGATGCTGGTGCAGCCGGCAtgtggggctgccctggccctgctctaCACAGGGCGGCTGCAGCGGCTGCAGCACGAGGGATGGCTGCGGACCCCGCTGGCAtccgtggtggtggtggtgtgcgGGGGCAGCAGCATGCAGGTGGCCCAGCTGCAGGCCCTGAAGagccagctggggctggagtgA
- the PLBD2 gene encoding putative phospholipase B-like 2, producing the protein MAALRAVLVAALAAALAPVAPVRAAPAAVPPPRNVSVLLEPGSGRLRVLPGRHPAAVAWASLDDRIPAVGWAFLEVATNASYSDSLQAYAAGLAEAAVSEQLMYMHWMNTMVGYCGPFKYQSEYCERLRGYLEANLGWMEEQMGKGEDPQYWHQVRLALLQLKGLEDSYNGRLDFPQGRFTLAPFGFLLLQLGGDLEDLESALNRSSPQRVLGSGSCSALLKLLPGHQDLLVAHDTWTSYQSMLRIIKKYTLPFRASASGNSQIPGSIQVFSSYPGTIFSGDDFYILSSGLVALETTIGNNNPARWKYLDPRGSVLEWLRNIVANRLARSGPEWAAIFRRFNSGTYNNQWMVVDYNAFTPGRANPPPGLLTVLEQIPGLVVAADQTELLYQQGYWASYNLPYFEEIFNASGNPELVKKYGDWFTYDKNPRAQIFRRNQTLVHDLDSMVRLMRSNNYLRDPLSRCRGCDPPQNAENAISARSDLNPPNGTYPFPALRQRCHGGTDMKVTSSGLAPAFGLVAASGPAWDDVPPFRWSASPCSTLLHMGHPDLWTFPPIKVRWD; encoded by the exons atgGCGGCGCTGCGGGCGGTGTTGGTGGCCGCGCTGGCCGCGGCACTGGCCCCGGTAGCCCCGGtccgcgcagcccccgccgccgtCCCGCCGCCCCGTAACGTCTCGGTGCTGCTGGAGCCCGGGTCGGGGCGGCTCCGCGTCCTGCCCGGCCGCCACCCCGCCGCCGTTGCCTGGGCCAGCCTGGATGACCGTATCCCCGCCGTCGG CTGGGCCTTCCTGGAGGTGGCCACCAACGCCTCGTACAGCGACAGCCTGCAGGCCTACGCCGCCGGGCTGGCCGAGGCCGCCGTCTCGGAGCAG CTGATGTACATGCACTGGATGAACACCATGGTGGGCTACTGCGGCCCCTTCAAGTACCAGAGCGAGTACTGCGAGAGGCTGCGCGGCTACCTGGAGGCCAACCTGGGCTGGATGGAGGAGCAGATGGGCAAGGGGGAGGACCCCCAGTACTGGCACCAG GTgcgcctggccctgctgcagctgaaggggcTGGAGGACAGCTACAACGGGCGCCTGGACTTCCCCCAGGGCAGGTTCACCCTGGCGCCCTTTGGCTTCCT cctgctaCAGTTGGGGGGTGACCTGGAAGACCTGGAGTCTGCCCTGAACCGCTCCTCCCCGCAGCGTGTCCTGGGCTcgggctcctgctctgccctcctgaAGCTGCTGCCGGGCCATCAGGATCTCCTGGTCGCCCATGACACCTGGACCTCCTACCAGTCCATGCTGCGCATCATCAAGAAGTACACGCTGCCCTTCCGTGCCTCAGCCAGTG GCAATTCTCAGATCCCCGGGAGCATCCAGGTGTTTTCCTCCTACCCCGGCACCATCTTCTCTGGGGATGATTTCTACATCCTCAGCAGTGGGTTG GTAGCGCTGGAAACCACCATCGGGAACAACAACCCGGCGCGGTGGAAGTACCTGGACCCACGGGGCAGCGTCCTGGAGTGGCTGAGGAACATTGTGGCCAACCGCCTGGCCCGCAGCGGTCCCGAGTGGGCTGCCATCTTCCGACGGTTCAACAGTGGCAC GTACAACAACCAGTGGATGGTAGTGGACTATAACGCCTTCACACCAGGCAGAGCAAACCCGCCTCCAGGACTGCTGACTGTGCTGGAGCAGATCCC GGGCCTGGTGGTGGCAGCTGATCAGACGGAGCTGCTGTACCAGCAAGGCTACTGGGCCAGCTACAACCTGCC gtaCTTCGAGGAGATCTTCAATGCCAGCGGGAACCCAGAGCTGGTTAAGAAATACGGTGACTGGTTCACCTATGACAAGAACCCACGCGCCCAGATCTTCCGCCGGAACCAGACGCTGGTCCATGACCTGGATTCCATGGTCCGCCTGatgag GTCCAACAACTACCTGCGGGACCCGCTGTCACGGTGCAGGGGCTGTGACCCCCCCCAGAACGCAGAGAACGCCATCTCCGCCCGCTCTGACCTCAACCCCCCCAACGGCACCTaccctttccctgccctgcgCCAGCGCTGCCACGGCGGCACCGACATGAAG GTCACCTCCTCAGGCTTGGCCCCCGCCTTCGGGCTGGTGGCCGCCAGCGGTCCTGCCTGGGATGACGTGCCCCCCTTCCGTTGGAGCGCATCCCCAtgcagcaccctgctgcacaTGGGCCACCCTGACCTCTGGACTTTCCCCCCCATCAAGGTCCGCTGGGACTGA
- the SDSL gene encoding serine dehydratase-like isoform X3 yields MHRLPLLHRGFGSKGQSPRIHWDVFLAGPGHCRCLCPAGGANPWGPPKSFGSCLTSSPPCLLGDPHPISWACEVCWDLAAGDCPCWATQHHAQVRGRVLLASIQPSGWKASPGTEQAARSRAMFNSCPSPCCVAGHRHSGHQHVTSPSSVPQTAGEEPGTHSEAPRHARTSIPRAMAAQPSGGKKPFHIISPVLESLPLSRAAGTKVFMKLENIQPTGSFKIRGIGHLCQEAAKKGCRHFVCSSGGNAGLAAAYAAKKLGLPVTVVVPSTTGPTTVRKLEELGAEVEVSGQVWDEANKRALELAKTEGWVSIHPFDHPLVWQGHASLVQELKDSLDTKPDAILLAVGGGGLLAGVVAGLHQVGWQDIPIIAAETWGTHSFHTALAAGRLVSLPDITSVAKCLGAKMVAARALECAQECQVISQVVEDTEAVRAVEQFLDDERMLVQPACGAALALLYTGRLQRLQHEGWLRTPLASVVVVVCGGSSMQVAQLQALKSQLGLE; encoded by the exons ATGCACAGGCTGCCCTTGCTGCACCGGGGGTTCGGGTCAAAGGGACAAAGTCCTCGGATCCACTGGGATGTGTTTCTGGCTGGACCCGGCCATTGccggtgcctgtgcccagctgggGGGGCAAACCCTTGGGGACCCCCAAAGTCATTTGGGAGCTGCCTCACCTCTTCTCCACCCTGTCTCCTGGGGGACCCACACCCCATCTCCTGGGCATGCGAAGTCTGCTGGGACCTGGCTGCCGGTGACTGTCCCTGCTGGGCCACTCAGCACCATGCCCAGGTCCGCGGCAGGGTGCTTTTGGCATCGATCCAGCCCAGCGGCTGGAAAGCCTCACCGGGCACTGAGCAAGCAGCCAGATCCAGGGCAATGTTCAACTCCTGCCCCTCACCCTGCTGTGTGGCTGGACATCGGCACTCAGGACACCAGCACgtcacctctccctcctctgtcCCCCAAACTGCAGGCGAGGAGCCGGGGACGCACAGCGAGGCCCCACGGCACGCCAG AACATCCATCCCCAGGGCCatggcagcccagcccagtgGGGGCAAGAAGCCCTTCCACATCATCTCGCCTGTCTTGGAGAGCCTGCCCCTGTCCAGGGCAGCGGGCACCAAGGTCTTCATGAAGCTGGAGAACATCCAGCCCACAGGTTCCTTCAAGATCCGGGGCATTGGCCACCTCTGCCAGGAG GCTGCCAAGAAGGGCTGCCGCCACTTCGTTTGCTCCTCAG GGGGGAATGCAGGTCTGGCGGCAGCGTACGCAGCCAAGAAGCTGGGGTTGCCAGTCACCGTTGTGGTCCCCAGCACCACTGGCCCCACCACTGTGCGcaagctggaggagctgggggcagaggTGGAGGTCTCCGGCCAG gtgtGGGATGAAGCCAACAAGAGAGCCCTGGAGCTGGCTAAGACTGAGGGCTGGGTCAGCATCCACCCCTTTGACCACCCCTTGGTGTG GCAGGGTCACGCCAGCCTGGTCCAGGAGCTGAAGGACTCACTGGACACCAAACCGGACGCCATCCTGCTGGCGGTGGGCGGTGGGGGACTGCTGGCGGGTGTTGTGGCCGGCCTGCACCAGGTGGGCTGGCAGGACATCCCCATCATCGCTGCCGAGACCTGGGGGACTCACAGCTTCCACACGGCGCTGGCGGCCGGTCGGCTCGTCTCCCTGCCTGACATCACCAG CGTGGCCAAGtgcctgggagccaagatggTGGCAGCGCGGGCGCTGGAGTGTGCCCAGGAGTGCCAGGTCATCTCCCAGGTGGTGGAGGACACGGAGGCGGTGCGAGCCGTGGAGCAGTTCCTGG ACGATGAGAGGATGCTGGTGCAGCCGGCAtgtggggctgccctggccctgctctaCACAGGGCGGCTGCAGCGGCTGCAGCACGAGGGATGGCTGCGGACCCCGCTGGCAtccgtggtggtggtggtgtgcgGGGGCAGCAGCATGCAGGTGGCCCAGCTGCAGGCCCTGAAGagccagctggggctggagtgA
- the SDSL gene encoding serine dehydratase-like isoform X1 — protein sequence MFNSCPSPCCVAGHRHSGHQHVTSPSSVPQTAGEEPGTHSEAPRHARTSIPRAMAAQPSGGKKPFHIISPVLESLPLSRAAGTKVFMKLENIQPTGSFKIRGIGHLCQEAAKKGCRHFVCSSGGNAGLAAAYAAKKLGLPVTVVVPSTTGPTTVRKLEELGAEVEVSGQVWDEANKRALELAKTEGWVSIHPFDHPLVWQGHASLVQELKDSLDTKPDAILLAVGGGGLLAGVVAGLHQVGWQDIPIIAAETWGTHSFHTALAAGRLVSLPDITSVAKCLGAKMVAARALECAQECQVISQVVEDTEAVRAVEQFLDDERMLVQPACGAALALLYTGRLQRLQHEGWLRTPLASVVVVVCGGSSMQVAQLQALKSQLGLE from the exons ATGTTCAACTCCTGCCCCTCACCCTGCTGTGTGGCTGGACATCGGCACTCAGGACACCAGCACgtcacctctccctcctctgtcCCCCAAACTGCAGGCGAGGAGCCGGGGACGCACAGCGAGGCCCCACGGCACGCCAG AACATCCATCCCCAGGGCCatggcagcccagcccagtgGGGGCAAGAAGCCCTTCCACATCATCTCGCCTGTCTTGGAGAGCCTGCCCCTGTCCAGGGCAGCGGGCACCAAGGTCTTCATGAAGCTGGAGAACATCCAGCCCACAGGTTCCTTCAAGATCCGGGGCATTGGCCACCTCTGCCAGGAG GCTGCCAAGAAGGGCTGCCGCCACTTCGTTTGCTCCTCAG GGGGGAATGCAGGTCTGGCGGCAGCGTACGCAGCCAAGAAGCTGGGGTTGCCAGTCACCGTTGTGGTCCCCAGCACCACTGGCCCCACCACTGTGCGcaagctggaggagctgggggcagaggTGGAGGTCTCCGGCCAG gtgtGGGATGAAGCCAACAAGAGAGCCCTGGAGCTGGCTAAGACTGAGGGCTGGGTCAGCATCCACCCCTTTGACCACCCCTTGGTGTG GCAGGGTCACGCCAGCCTGGTCCAGGAGCTGAAGGACTCACTGGACACCAAACCGGACGCCATCCTGCTGGCGGTGGGCGGTGGGGGACTGCTGGCGGGTGTTGTGGCCGGCCTGCACCAGGTGGGCTGGCAGGACATCCCCATCATCGCTGCCGAGACCTGGGGGACTCACAGCTTCCACACGGCGCTGGCGGCCGGTCGGCTCGTCTCCCTGCCTGACATCACCAG CGTGGCCAAGtgcctgggagccaagatggTGGCAGCGCGGGCGCTGGAGTGTGCCCAGGAGTGCCAGGTCATCTCCCAGGTGGTGGAGGACACGGAGGCGGTGCGAGCCGTGGAGCAGTTCCTGG ACGATGAGAGGATGCTGGTGCAGCCGGCAtgtggggctgccctggccctgctctaCACAGGGCGGCTGCAGCGGCTGCAGCACGAGGGATGGCTGCGGACCCCGCTGGCAtccgtggtggtggtggtgtgcgGGGGCAGCAGCATGCAGGTGGCCCAGCTGCAGGCCCTGAAGagccagctggggctggagtgA